Proteins from one Penicillium digitatum chromosome 2, complete sequence genomic window:
- a CDS encoding Zinc ribbon, NADH pyrophosphatase, with the protein MSTTPQIPTPAHMLADSMLSRHFGKETVNYFSSSPINRLSFLRSDHPFLSTALKHPSARFVLLNNLAPLTPSPVQLYFAKYDDIRKLVPQDTFDTSEEDMIKSYDSRKTHPTLIFLGLDESLKEGGMAWKIYSGTPYFAVDVTPKGPEEQQTAAKDVIGAMEAKGLSFFQARVVMSFSADEAAIYAQARALMDWNTRNTFCGTCGHRTLAVNAGTKRACPPTDVARATEGKEEQRPECNTRTTLSNLCFPRTDPTIIVAVVSADGKRILLGRSKRFPLGFYSTLAGFIEPAESIEDAVRREVWEESGVTLSRVVIHSSQPWPYPANLMIGAIAQVSDPAHETISLQHDPELEDARWFEIDEVEEALRIGVSDLGSQAGPEFKGGLRLPPPTAIANQLIQAAVSADYFAVEKQSKM; encoded by the exons ATGAGCACGACCCCTCAGATCCCCACCCCGGCTCATATGCTTGCGGATTCCATGTTGTCCCGACACTTTGGCAAAGAGACGGTCAATTACTTCTCCA GCTCTCCAATTAACCGTCTATCATTCTTGCGCTCCGACCACCCGTTCCTGTCTACGGCTCTGAAACACCCCTCGGCCCGATTTGTACTGTTGAACAACCTAGCGCCCTTAACCCCGTCGCCGGTGCAGCTATACTTTGCCAAGTATGACGATATCCGCAAGCTTGTGCCCCAGGATACATTCGATACCTCCGAGGAAGACATGATCAAGAGCTATGATTCGCGGAAGACACACCCGACGCTTATATTCCTCGGACTGGACGAAAGTCTCAAGGAAGGGGGGATGGCGTGGAAGATATACTCTGGCACGCCGTATTTTGCAGTCGATGTGACCCCTAAGGGCCCCGAAGAGCAGCAGACTGCAGCGAAGGACGTGATCGGTGCCATGGAGGCGAAAGGACTGTCTTTCTTCCAAGCACGAGTTGTCATGTCCTTCTCCGCAGATGAAG CTGCTATCTACGCGCAGGCGCGCGCGCTGATGGATTGGAACACTCGCAACACCTTCTGCGGCACATGCGGCCACCGCACCCTGGCCGTAAATGCAGGGACCAAGCGTGCCTGCCCGCCGACTGATGTTGCACGAGCAACAGAGGGCAAGGAGGAACAACGGCCGGAGTGTAATACCCGTACCACACTGTCCAACCTTTGCTTCCCCCGTACCGATCCGACTATCATCGTAGCGGTGGTTTCCGCCGACGGCAAGCGGATCTTGCTCGGGCGGTCCAAGAGATTCCCGCTAGGATTTTACTCTACCCTGGCTGGATTTATTGAGCCAGCTGAGTCGATTGAGGATGCTGTGCGAAGAGAGGTGTGGGAAGAATCGGGCGTCACTTTGTCCCGCGTTGTTATCCATTCCTCGCAGCCCTGGCCGTATCCGGCCAATTTGATGATTGGTGCTATTGCCCAGGTCAGTGACCCCGCCCATGAGACGATCTCTTTACAACATGACCCTGAGTTGGAGGATGCGCGGTGGTTTGAGATTGATGAGGTGGAAGAGGCGCTGCGTATTGGTGTAAGTGACTTGGGTTCTCAGGCTGGTCCGGAATTCAAGGGTGGATTGAGGTTGCCCCCTCCTACGGCCATTGCCAATCAGTTGATCCAGGCTGCTGTGAGCGCAGATTATTTTGCCGTAGAGAAGCAGTCTAAGATGTAA
- a CDS encoding hypA-like protein — protein MGNEDIKRKDVSTQKDWPDDDNHNPFVAFRRYADEQVSMMLQSITGLPSMNRMARQGTGDYTDNSSCPADRDSGSGHPGNRDGNDPLNYEKKVRPHWPESDSLWRRWYHGPSDFFGLDSFFDGFFEDRFFPFASQLLNSGHNRLLRDTFEGTDSPTWPIGYILFSPYSPLHLERQAQYQAHHGKGGFSSLMSSLHLNSDRGHSEPQWQEAFEDLLRLENDKPMLDRNASIAGSESGKDWLQGLVKRGSLGDKWNYVPGTNGQPWSGITFSGRAGPEQDRSQPQSSSEKEKVVTDTKEADSELDLYERFLYDIENREREFFRGVSESPLLRLLLEERRQQPEELVKYRGSSSKAENQHSHDGNENWIDLVSCGNKKSVPETPMDLPAEIDTKPTDAVSEPAQSRVVSTMTRTERVRLPDGSVESKIVNTRRFADGREESDESVEVSHPQRSSKPESDTSKNGWLWRD, from the exons ATGGGAAATGAAGATATCAAACGCAAGGACGTTTCGACTCAGAAGGATTGGCCTGATGATGATAACCATAACCCGTTCGTCGCCTTCCGGCGTTACGCCGATGAGCAGGTCTCCATGATGCTTCAATCTATCACAGGCCTCCCTTCGATG AACCGGATGGCTCGCCAAGGAACTGGTGATTATACGGACAACAGCAGCTGTCCAGCGGATCGAGATAGTGGAAGTGGTCATCCGGGAAACAGAGATGGAAACGATCCACTCAACTATGAAAAGAAAGTACGACCACACTGGCCTGAGAGCGATAGTTTGTGGAGAAGGTGGTATCATGGACCATCCGACTTCTTTGGCCTCGATTCCTTCTTCGACGGGTTCTTCGAGGACCGCTTTTTCCCTTTCGCATCGCAACTTCTAAACTCCGGCCACAACCGTCTCCTCCGGGATACGTTTGAGGGCACTGACTCTCCAACCTGGCCGATCGGATATATCTTGTTCAGCCCATACTCGCCTCTCCATCTAGAACGCCAAGCGCAATACCAAGCACACCATGGAAAGGGCGGTTTCTCGTCTCTCATGTCATCGTTGCATCTCAACTCCGACCGTGGCCACTCCGAACCGCAGTGGCAAGAAGCTTTTGAGGATCTGCTTCGACTAGAGAACGATAAGCCGATGCTTGATCGCAATGCCTCCATCGCGGGATCTGAGTCCGGAAAGGATTGGCTACAAGGGCTTGTGAAAAGAGGCAGCTTGGGAGATAAGTGGAATTATGTGCCTGGAACAAATGGCCAGCCTTGGTCAGGCATTACGTTCTCTGGTCGTGCAGGCCCGGAGCAAGACCGGTCTCAGCCTCAGTCTTCATCCGAGAAAGAGAAAGTCGTTACAGATACGAAGGAGGCTGACAGCGAGCTGGATCTGTATGAGCGCTTTTTGTATGACATTGAAAATCGCGAACGCGAGTTCTTCCGTGGTGTCTCCGAGAGCCCTCTTCTGCGTCTCCTCCTTGAGGAGCGACGACAGCAACCGGAAGAACTTGTGAAATACAGAGGCAGCTCTTCAAAGGCTGAGAATCAGCACAGCCATGACGGTAATGAGAATTGGATTGATCTTGTATCATGCGGAAACAAGAAATCTGTCCCGGAAACACCCATGGATTTGCCGGCCGAAATCGATACCAAGCCAACCGACGCTGTCTCGGAACCAGCGCAGTCTCGTGTCGTCTCCACTATGACTCGAACGGAACGTGTGCGGCTTCCGGATGGCTCGGTTGAGAGCAAGATCGTCAACACGAGGCGTTTCGCAGATGGTCGAGAGGAAAGTGATGAGTCTGTTGAGGTATCTCATCCCCAGAGAAGTTCCAAACCTGAGTCCGACACTTCAAAGAACGGTTGGTTGTGGAGAGACTAG
- a CDS encoding Glutamine dependent NAD+ synthetase, putative: MLLTLIADELLCEAQDTDVSVILGTMGHLVTLATCSLNQWALDFEGNAERIIESIRQAKAAGATLRVGPELEITGYGVLDGFLEGDTFLHSWEMLARIIDHPDCQDIVVDVGLPVRHRNVRYNCRVIFYNRRIVLIRPKMWLANDGNYREHRHFTPWQRPQEVEDYYLESIVGKVTGQYKVPFGDAVISTRDTCLGLETCEELFTPNGPHIPYGLAGVEIISNSSGSHHELKKLDTRVNLITQATKLSGGIYLYANQQGCDGDRLYYDGCAMIVVNGDIVAQGSQFSLNDVEVITATVDIEEVRTYRCSASRGMQASKQSPYVRLDLDIRLSRRDEDAEPSLATAQPIKARYHSPEEEIALGPACWLWDYLRRCGAAGFFLPLSGGIDSCATAIIVHSMCREVLKAVREGNKQVIKDVRRLCAKPENSDWLPTTTQEICKSIFHTSYMGTQNSGQETRDRATRLASDIGSYHIDFNFDTVVTSIMNLFTVITNFQPRFKMYGGSPAENAALQNVQARLRMVLSYLFASLLPTVRQRPGGGGLLVLASSNVDGNLRGYLTKYDASSADLNPIGSISKVDLKKFISWSGQNFGLPILEEFIHATPTAELEPITHDYVQSDEADMGVTYAQLGVFGYLRKVSKLGPYSMYEKLLHLWGNEYSPREIYDKTRHFFYYYSINRHKMTVLTPSYHAEQYSPDDNRHDLRQFLYPPFTWAYKKMEENVKYWESKGWTTGKGAKKSVKAD, from the exons ATGCTTTTGACTCTTATCGCCGACGAGCTTCTCTGCGAAGCGCAAGATACAGACGTCTCAGTCATATTAGGCACCATGGGACACCTGGTTACTCTAGCAACATG CTCTTTGAACCAGTGGGCTCTCGACTTTGAGGGCAACGCGGAGCGTATCATTGAAAGCATTCGGCAAGCTAAGGCTGCTGGTGCTACTTTGCGCGTTGGACCGGAGCTCGAGATTACCGGCTATGGAGTTCTGGATGGTTTCCTTGAGGGCGACACCTTCTTGCACTCATGGGAAATGCTCGCCCGCATCATCGACCATCCCGACTGCCAGGATATTGTGGTTGATGTGGGATTGCCTGTTCGCCATCGCAATGTGCGCTACAACTGTCG TGTGATTTTCTACAACCGGAGGATCGTCCTGATTAGGCCAAAGATGTGGCTTGCCAATG ATGGCAACTATCGTGAGCACAGACACTTCACCCCATGGCAGCGTCCGCAGGAGGTGGAAGACTACTACTTGGAATCAATTGTTGGAAAGGTGACTGGCCAGTACAAGGTTCCATTTGGTGATGCCGTTATCAGCACGAGAGACACATGTCTGGGTCTTGAGACGTGTGAGGAGCTGTTTACTCCGAATGG GCCTCATATTCCATATGGCCTAGCTG GTGTTGAGATCATCTCCAACTCTTCGGGTAGCCACCACGAACTGAAGAAGCTTGACACTCGGGTTAATCTGATCACTCAGGCTACCAAACTG AGCGGCGGGATCTATCTTTATGCCAATCAGCAAGGCTGCGACGGCGATCGCCTGTACTATGACGGATGTGCTATGATTGTCGTCAACGGTGACATCGTGGCCCAAGGTTCACAGTTCTCCCTCAACGACGTGGAAGTCATCACCGCAACAGTCGACATCGAAGAAGTCCGCACCTATCGGTGCAGCGCAAGCCGTGGAATGCAGGCCAGCAAGCAGTCGCCCTATGTCCGCCTTGATCTTGATATCAGACTTTCTCGCCGGGATGAAGATGCCGAGCCTAGCCTCGCGACTGCTCAGCCTATCAAGGCCCGGTACCATTCTCCAGAGGAGGAAATTGCTCTGGGACCCGCCTGCTGGCTATGGGATTATCTTCGGAGATGTGGAGCCGCGGGTTTCTTCCTTCCTCTGAGCGGTGGCATTGACAGCTGTGCCACGGCAATCATTGTGCACTCCATGTGTCGCGAAGTGCTCAAGGCAGTGCGGGAAGGAaacaagcaagtcatcaaGGATGTCCGCCGGTTATGTGCGAAGCCAGAAAATTCAGATTGGCTTCCTACCACAACCCAGGAAATTTGCAA ATCTATCTTCCATACCAGCTACATGGGCACACAAAACTCAGGCCAGGAGACACGAGACAGAGCGACTCGACTGGCCAGTGATATTGGTTCTTACCACATTGACTTCAACTTCGATACTGTGGTCACTTCTATCATGAATCTCTTTACTGTCATCACGAACTTCCAGCCTCGTTTTAAAATGTACGGCGGATCTCCCGCGGAAAATGCCGCGCTTCAGAACGTGCAGGCTCGACTCAGAATGGTTCTCTCATATCTGTTTGCCTCGTTGTTGCCCACTGTGCGTCAACGCCCCGGCGGTGGCGGCTTGCTCGTCCTTGCATCATCTAACGTTGATGGTAA TTTGCGAGGCTATCTCACCAAGTACGATGCCAGCTCCGCCGAT CTCAACCCCATCGGCTCTATCAGCAAAGTCGACCTTAAGAAATTCATTTCCTGGTCCGGCCAAAACTTTGGCCTCCCAATCCTCGAAGAATTCATCCACGCAACACCCACTGCCGAGCTGGAACCCATCACACACGACTACGTTCAATCCGACGAAGCTGACATGGGCGTTACATACGCACAGCTGGGCGTTTTCGGGTACTTGAGGAAGGTCTCGAAGCTAGGCCCGTACTCTATGTACGAGAAGCTGCTCCACCTTTGGGGTAACGAGTACAGCCCGCGCGAGATCTACGACAAGACCCGTCATTTCTTCTACTACTACTCTATCAACAGACATAAGATGACTGTTCTTACGCCTAGCTACCATGCTGAGCAGTACTCTCCTGACGACAATCGTCATGATCTTAGGCAGTTCcttt ACCCGCCGTTTACTTGGGCGTAcaagaagatggaagagaaTGTCAAGTACTGGGAGTCCAAGGGGTGGACTACTGGCAAGGGGGCGAAGAAGAGTGTCAAGGCTGATTAG
- a CDS encoding Helicase, C-terminal: MPPKRKAVDTGRSSGAFKRATPVPDIDISSGDEYSDQEELPEESNLKAVVNKFSLESFSKKNQVEKTDPRFGYKDLSSLPLKRDHYNRPLWIEPLKGTITLESFSPLAPQAQDFLTTIAEPLSRPTHLHEYRLTGHSLYAAVSVGLKPQDIVEFLDRLSKTPLPESIRTFIIEFTKSYGKIKMVLRHNRYYVETTDPEMLQRLLKDEVIGPQRMDNTEGIIERAAPKMGGLVIPGTKDAAGVRETTQQEVAAAIARDETEEGGAVNYGIDDIGEDETEEAITYSFEIPAAGVEVVKARCQSIGCPALEEYDFQGDTVNPNLDMDLKPAARIRSYQEKSLSKMFGNGRAKSGIIVLPCGAGKTLVGITAAATIKKGTIVLCTSSMSVVQWRNEFLRWTTIDPGDIAIFTSDHKEKFKRSTGIIVSTYSMVSQTRARSYDAQKMMDWLQSREWGMMILDEVHVVPASMFRKVTSAIAAQSKLGLTATLLREDDKIKDLNFLIGPKLYEANWMELAAQGHIAKVQCAEVWCPMTTEFYSEYLRESSRKQALLYIMNPRKFQACQFLIDFHEKRGDKIIVFSDNVYALERYALKLNKAYIYGGTPQNERMRILENFQHNEQVNTIFLSKIGDTSLDLPEATCLIQISSHYGSRRQEAQRLGRILRAKRRNDEGFNAFFYSLVSKDTNEMVYSAKRQAFLIDQGYAFKVITHLQGIDNYEGLSYATPAERRELLQEVMLQNESSADVEQVNDDLFSMRSGKRVTTKKGGAKRSAATLSGLAGGDDMAYIEYNKSRNKQLKDKAGHHPLFKKMERDRQRRKKEREAEG, encoded by the exons ATGCCTCCCAAACGCAAAGCGGTCGACA CTGGTCGGTCTAGTGGTGCTTTCAAGCGGGCTACACCAGTCCCCGATATCGATATTTCCAGCGGCGATGAATATTCGGACCAGGAAGAGTTGCCGGAGGAGTCCAACTTGAAAG CGGTCGTCAACAAATTCTCTCTCGAGTCCTTCAGCAAGAAGAACCAAGTGGAGAAGACGGACCCCAGATTTggatacaaagatctttcttcGCTTCCGCTGAAGCGCGACCACTACAACCGGCCGTTATGGATCGAGCCTTTGAAAGGCACAATCACTCTCGAGAGTTTCTCTCCGCTGGCACCCCAGGCCCAAGACTTCTTGACCACTATCGCGGAACCGCTTTCCCGTCCAACCCATCTCCACGAATATCGCTTGACCGGACACAGTTTATATGCGGCAGTCTCAGTCGGCCTCAAACCGCAGGATATTGTTGAGTTCTTGGACCGCCTTTCGAAAACACCGCTACCGGAAAGCATTCGGACGTTTATCATCGAGTTCACAAAGTCCTATGGAAAAATCAAGATGGTGTTGAGGCATAATCGATACTACGTGGAAACGACAGATCCTGAAATGCTTCAGCGTTTGCTGAAAGACGAAGTGATTGGCCCCCAGAGAATGGATAATACAGAAGGAATCATCGAACGCGCTGCTCCGAAAATGGGTGGTCTTGTCATTCCTGGAACGAAAGATGCAGCTGGTGTACGAGAGACCACTCAACAGGAGGTTGCCGCTGCTATAGCTAGAGATGAGacagaagaaggaggagccGTGAACTATGGAATTGACGACATTGGCGAGGATGAGACTGAAGAAGCAATCACTTACAGTTTCGAAATCCCCGCTGCTGGTGTCGAAGTGGTGAAGGCCCGCTGCCAATCGATCGGATGTCCTGCTCTGGAAGAGTACGATTTCCAAGGAGACACAGTCAATCCAAATCTGGATATGGATTTGAAACCCGCGGCGCGGATTCGATCCTACCAGGAGAAGAGCTTAAGTAAAATGTTTGGTAATGGACGAGCCAAGAGTGGTATCATTGTGCTTCCTTGTGGTGCCGGTAAAACCCTTGTGGGTATCACTGCCGCGGCGACCATCAAGAAAGGCACTATCGTCCTCTGCACCAGTTCCATGTCCGTCGTTCAGTGGAGAAACGAGTTCTTGCGGTGGACAACCATCGACCCGGGTGATATCGCTATTTTCACATCGGACCACAAAGAAAAATTCAAGCGGTCAACTGGTATTATTGTGTCAACATATTCAATGGTGTCACAGACCCGTGCCCGGTCTTATGATGCTCAGAAGATGATGGACTGGCTCCAATCGAGAGAATGGGGTATGATGATTCTTGACGAGGTCCACGTCGTGCCAGCATCGATGTTCCGAAAGGTCACATCTGCAATTGCCGCACAAAGCAAGCTTGGTCTCACTGCGACATTGCTACGTGAGGACGACAAGATCAAAGATTTGAACTTCTTGATCGGACCGAAACTCTACGAAGCAAATTGGATGGAACTTGCTGCACAGGGCCACATCGCCAAGGTCCAATGTGCGGAGGTGTGGTGTCCGATGACAACCGAGTTCTATTCTGAGTATCTGCGGGAAAGCTCCAGGAAACAAGCTTTGCTGTACATCATGAACCCTCGCAAGTTCCAAGCGTGTCAGTTCTTGATCGATTTTCACGAGAAGCGTGGTGACAAGATCATCGTTTTCTCAGACAATGTCTACGCTCTCGAGCGATATGCACTCAAGCTGAACAAGGCTTATATTTACGGTGGAACTCCTCAAAATGAGCGCATGCGTATCCTGGAGAATTTCCAACATAACGAGCAGGTCAACACTATCTTCCTGTCCAAGATTGGTGATACCTCACTTGATCTACCCGAGGCTACTTGTCTGATCCAAATCTCGTCTCACTACGGTTCCCGTCGTCAAGAGGCTCAGCGCTTGGGACGAATTCTGCGAGCCAAGCGCCGAAACGACGAGGGCTTCAACGCTTTCTTCTACTCCCTCGTGTCCAAGGACACCAATGAGATGGTTTACTCGGCCAAACGCCAGGCATTCCTGATCGATCAGGGTTATGCTTTCAAGGTCATTACCCATCTCCAAGGCATAGACAACTACGAAGGACTCTCGTACGCAACGCCCGCAGAACGCCGCGAGCTTCTGCAAGAAGTCATGCTGCAGAATGAGTCATCCGCCGACGTCGAACAGGTCAACGATGATCTGTTCTCGATGCGCTCCGGCAAGCGCGTGACGACTAAGAAAGGAGGCGCTAAACGCAGTGCTGCCACTCTTAGTGGTCTGGCTGGTGGTGATGATATGGCCTACATCGAGTACAACAAGAGCAGGAACAAGCAGCTGAAGGATAAAGCGGGACACCACCCGCTGTTCAAGAAGATGGAAAGAGACCGACAACGCCGCAAGAAGGAGAGGGAGGCCGAGGGCTAA
- a CDS encoding MFS transporter, putative, translating to MNSILVSQIIRPSIRHFSAHRPRPSSRAARAVAMACIVSGVVLPFVPPALESSRQRSSGLSTRAKNPPLCFHALSKIAM from the exons ATGAACTCTATCCTCGTCTCCCAAATCATCCGTCCCTCTATCCGTCACTTCTCAGCCCACCGTCCTCGTCCCTCCTCTCGTGCTGCCCGCGCGGTCGCCATGGCTTGCATCGTGTCCGGTGTGGTACTTCCATTTGTTCCACCTGCTCTGGAGAGTTCGCGACAACGGAGCTCCGGTCTGTCTACTAGAGCCAA GAATCCCCCACTTTGCTTCCATGCAC TTTCCAAGATTGCGATGTGA
- a CDS encoding glyoxalase-like protein produces the protein MSEQTPILDHIVLLVSHKTLLGISDYIEGQFTLAPGGTHADGLTTNKLILLPDGVYLELIAFFDDIDPEKRRNHRWGNEKEDTIIDWAFTLRSENDFSAVQQRFQGAVTSAFYTDPIAGGRTKPDGTVLKWAVCVPKDGQGKVVPGSLPFWCLDRTPRANRVPYEVEPNLAQHPNGVLGISSVSVPVPDGEISNFKSAYDAVFGGPWNYEVPSGSTAGKHGVSLSGGDASIRLVFYGLKEGKAELLPGLFIDIEKLDSL, from the coding sequence ATGTCTGAACAAACTCCTATCCTGGACCATATCGTCCTCCTCGTTTCCCACAAAACACTCCTCGGAATCTCCGATTATATTGAGGGCCAATTCACACTGGCACCAGGTGGAACCCACGCCGATGGACTCACCACGAACAAACTGATTCTCCTCCCGGATGGTGTTTACCTTGAACTGATTGCATTCTTCGATGACATCGACCCGGAAAAACGCCGGAATCATCGCTGGGGAAACGAGAAAGAAGACACCATCATCGACTGGGCATTTACTTTGCGATCGGAAAACGACTTTAGCGCTGTCCAACAACGATTCCAGGGCGCTGTTACCAGTGCTTTCTATACGGACCCTATCGCTGGCGGTCGTACCAAACCAGATGGCACCGTGTTGAAATGGGCGGTTTGTGTCCCTAAAGATGGTCAAGGAAAGGTAGTTCCCGGATCTCTGCCCTTCTGGTGTCTGGACAGAACACCTCGCGCAAACCGTGTCCCTTATGAGGTTGAGCCAAATCTCGCTCAACATCCGAATGGCGTGCTGGGCATTTCTTCTGTGTCAGTGCCCGTGCCTGATGGAGAGATTTCAAACTTCAAGAGTGCATATGATGCGGTATTTGGTGGACCCTGGAACTATGAAGTTCCTTCTGGCTCGACGGCTGGCAAGCATGGGGTTTCCCTGTCTGGAGGAGATGCGTCCATTCGGCTGGTTTTTTATGGGTTAAAAGAAGGAAAGGCTGAGCTCCTACCTGGATTGTTCAttgacattgagaagttggACTCGCTATAA